One segment of Rhodopirellula baltica SH 1 DNA contains the following:
- a CDS encoding FKBP-type peptidyl-prolyl cis-trans isomerase has product MTSPGNAQDDSAAKVDDQLGYFLGFTVGNSFVQQGFEPTDFTVEGMNQGLKDALSEKDPALSDEQLQEIQGKIQAMMQKRQAERMAELKKQGVMNKEKSDLWLKQNAKAKGIKELEGGLQYKVVKEGEGASPTAEDTVAVHYTGKLTNGEVFDSSVERGQPAKFPVGRVIQGWQMALQKMKVGSKWMLYIPPELAYGENGSPPKIGPNEVLVFEVELLEIL; this is encoded by the coding sequence ATGACCTCCCCCGGCAACGCCCAAGATGATTCTGCGGCCAAGGTCGATGATCAACTCGGCTACTTCCTCGGATTCACCGTCGGCAACTCTTTCGTTCAACAAGGTTTCGAACCAACCGACTTCACCGTCGAAGGTATGAACCAAGGTCTGAAAGACGCGTTGTCAGAAAAGGACCCAGCGTTGTCCGACGAACAACTGCAAGAAATCCAAGGCAAGATTCAAGCCATGATGCAGAAGCGTCAGGCGGAGCGGATGGCCGAGCTTAAAAAGCAAGGCGTGATGAACAAAGAGAAGAGCGACTTGTGGCTGAAACAAAACGCCAAGGCGAAGGGCATCAAAGAACTCGAGGGTGGACTGCAATATAAAGTGGTCAAGGAAGGCGAAGGAGCATCCCCGACCGCTGAAGACACCGTCGCGGTTCACTACACCGGCAAACTGACCAATGGCGAAGTCTTCGACAGTTCGGTCGAGCGTGGTCAACCTGCCAAGTTCCCTGTCGGTCGAGTGATCCAAGGATGGCAGATGGCTCTTCAGAAGATGAAGGTTGGTTCGAAATGGATGCTCTACATTCCACCAGAATTGGCATACGGCGAGAACGGTTCGCCACCAAAGATCGGACCCAACGAAGTGTTGGTTTTCGAAGTCGAGTTGCTTGAGATTTTGTAG
- a CDS encoding PQQ-dependent sugar dehydrogenase, which produces MKKSWIHQLLLSGAATACLATPAAIAESPDAVASTPKQSSSTINLADPPASLDVSPMPVKTVEAYPNLRISRPVIITGSGDGSGRVFVASQTGEVYAFDENDSEISEPEVFGDFSELVTYKDNENEEGFLGLAFHPKFKENGLFYAYYTTSDKPHVSVLTEFSTVKGSNNQKGDPSTARELMRIEQPFWNHNGGTVAFGPDGYLYIALGDGGKANDPLQSAQDPSQLLGSIMRIDVDKRDGDKPYGIPDDNPYVGKSDARPEIYAIGIRNIWRMAFDPKTDFLWAADVGQNEWEEVNLIRRGGNYGWSLREANHKFTLNGNGSDARPDLIDPLIEYPHTDDWGKSVTGGAVYRGTQTPMLDGYYLYGDYVSGKVWALKYDAETSTVTENRPISASGLPVFTFGQTDSGEVLVSTMMAGGRIYKFVAE; this is translated from the coding sequence ATGAAGAAGTCTTGGATTCATCAGCTGCTGCTCAGTGGAGCCGCAACAGCTTGCTTGGCCACGCCGGCCGCAATCGCGGAATCACCCGATGCGGTGGCGTCCACGCCGAAGCAATCTTCGTCCACCATCAACTTGGCCGATCCTCCCGCATCGCTTGACGTTTCACCGATGCCGGTCAAAACCGTGGAAGCGTATCCGAACCTTCGCATCAGTCGTCCGGTGATCATCACCGGTTCGGGCGATGGCAGCGGACGTGTGTTCGTCGCCAGCCAAACCGGTGAAGTGTATGCCTTCGACGAGAACGACAGCGAGATTTCCGAGCCTGAAGTGTTTGGTGACTTCAGCGAGCTGGTCACCTACAAGGACAATGAAAACGAAGAAGGGTTCTTGGGTTTGGCATTCCATCCCAAGTTCAAAGAGAACGGTCTTTTCTACGCTTACTACACCACGTCGGACAAACCGCACGTTTCTGTGCTGACTGAGTTCAGCACCGTCAAAGGTAGCAACAATCAAAAGGGTGATCCTTCGACCGCACGCGAGTTGATGCGGATCGAGCAACCGTTTTGGAATCACAACGGCGGCACCGTCGCGTTCGGTCCCGATGGTTACTTGTACATCGCTTTGGGTGACGGTGGTAAAGCCAACGACCCGCTGCAATCGGCACAAGACCCGAGTCAGTTGCTTGGTTCGATCATGCGGATTGATGTCGACAAACGCGATGGCGACAAGCCTTATGGAATTCCCGACGACAACCCTTACGTCGGCAAGTCCGATGCACGGCCGGAGATCTACGCGATCGGGATTCGCAACATTTGGCGAATGGCATTCGATCCCAAGACCGATTTCCTATGGGCAGCCGACGTGGGCCAAAACGAGTGGGAAGAAGTCAACCTGATCCGTCGTGGCGGGAACTACGGTTGGAGCCTGCGGGAAGCCAATCACAAGTTCACGTTGAACGGAAATGGTTCTGACGCTCGTCCTGATTTGATCGATCCGTTGATCGAATACCCGCACACCGATGATTGGGGCAAATCGGTCACTGGCGGAGCTGTCTACCGCGGAACTCAAACACCGATGCTCGATGGTTATTACCTCTACGGTGACTATGTCAGCGGAAAGGTTTGGGCGTTGAAATACGATGCGGAGACATCGACCG